The following are encoded together in the Emcibacteraceae bacterium genome:
- a CDS encoding ParA family protein encodes MRVLAVTSQKGGSGKTTLSGHLAVQAELSGAGPVVLVDTDPQGSLTAWWNEREAPTPAFAQTNVSRLLSDLDQLREQGFKLAIIDTPPAITLAIQSVIAVSDLIIIPTRPSPHDLRAAGATVELADRSDKPFMFVLNAATPRARITSDAAIALSQHGTVSPATIHQRTDFASSMIDGRTVMEINPDSRSSKEIADLWEYVSDRLEKNFRRIVFQHQAQQLRRTPVQNTGFGRRQAEG; translated from the coding sequence ATGCGTGTATTAGCGGTAACATCTCAAAAAGGCGGGTCAGGAAAAACGACCTTAAGCGGACATTTGGCCGTGCAGGCAGAACTTTCTGGTGCCGGACCAGTTGTTTTGGTTGATACTGATCCGCAAGGCAGTTTGACAGCATGGTGGAATGAGCGTGAAGCGCCAACACCGGCCTTTGCCCAGACAAATGTTTCAAGGCTTCTTTCAGATCTGGATCAGCTGCGTGAGCAGGGCTTTAAACTGGCCATCATTGATACGCCACCGGCCATTACACTGGCTATTCAGAGTGTTATTGCCGTTTCCGACCTTATTATTATCCCGACCCGCCCGAGCCCGCATGACTTGCGCGCAGCGGGGGCGACAGTCGAACTAGCAGATAGAAGCGATAAGCCATTTATGTTTGTGCTTAACGCGGCCACTCCGAGAGCAAGAATTACCAGCGATGCGGCCATTGCCCTTTCGCAGCATGGAACAGTTTCGCCCGCCACTATTCACCAGAGAACGGATTTCGCATCAAGTATGATTGATGGCAGAACGGTTATGGAAATCAATCCGGACTCTAGGTCCTCCAAAGAGATAGCTGATTTATGGGAATATGTGAGCGACCGTCTTGAAAAGAATTTCAGAAGGATCGTGTTTCAGCATCAGGCGCAGCAGTTAAGACGCACACCGGTTCAGAATACAGGGTTTGGTCGCCGTCAGGCCGAAGGTTAA
- the raiA gene encoding ribosome-associated translation inhibitor RaiA: MRITVTGKQLDVGASLQEHVQSRLEGSVKKYFSHSIEGDVTLSKNAHLFRADCKIHIGHGIYLQSSAEETEIYAAFDTAADKLETRLRRYKRRITNHHKERSKAKEEMNAVYKASYNVFDVSENKELEEEDSMPVIVAEMDMEIPEVTVSDAVMRLDLGDLQTLMFRNSGHGGINVVYRRPDGNIGWIDPKLS; the protein is encoded by the coding sequence ATGAGAATTACGGTTACTGGAAAACAACTTGATGTTGGCGCTTCATTGCAGGAACATGTTCAATCACGGCTTGAAGGCAGTGTAAAAAAATATTTCAGTCATTCAATTGAAGGGGATGTGACCCTTTCTAAAAATGCTCATTTATTCCGTGCGGATTGTAAAATCCATATCGGTCACGGTATTTATCTGCAGTCTAGTGCAGAAGAAACGGAAATATACGCCGCTTTTGACACTGCTGCTGACAAATTGGAAACCCGTTTACGCCGTTATAAAAGACGTATTACAAATCACCATAAAGAACGCAGTAAAGCCAAGGAAGAAATGAATGCGGTCTATAAAGCGAGCTATAATGTGTTTGATGTCTCTGAAAATAAAGAACTCGAAGAAGAAGACAGCATGCCGGTTATTGTCGCCGAAATGGATATGGAAATTCCGGAAGTTACAGTAAGTGATGCTGTTATGAGACTTGACCTTGGTGACCTTCAGACATTAATGTTCCGTAACAGCGGTCATGGCGGCATCAATGTCGTCTATAGAAGACCGGACGGCAATATTGGATGGATTGATCCTAAATTATCATAA
- the ptsN gene encoding PTS IIA-like nitrogen regulatory protein PtsN, producing the protein MDISNLINLDRIFPNLKASSKKQLLQELGNIAKDKIGKPVYEIANVLMERERLGSTGVGHGVAIPHGRFPDLDQIIGIFAKLEKPVNFDALDDQPVDLVFLLLVPEQAGADHLKALAKVSRVLRDQSVCEKLRGTDSADAIYAILTSAASTNKAA; encoded by the coding sequence ATGGACATTTCAAATTTGATTAATTTGGACCGGATATTTCCTAATCTGAAAGCATCCAGCAAAAAACAATTGTTGCAGGAACTTGGGAATATTGCAAAAGATAAAATCGGCAAACCAGTTTATGAGATCGCCAACGTTCTTATGGAACGAGAGCGACTTGGTTCTACAGGTGTCGGGCACGGTGTCGCCATCCCGCATGGCCGCTTTCCGGATCTTGACCAAATTATCGGAATTTTTGCCAAACTGGAAAAACCGGTAAATTTTGACGCCCTTGACGATCAGCCGGTTGATCTTGTCTTTCTCCTGCTTGTTCCTGAACAGGCAGGAGCCGACCACCTGAAAGCCCTCGCTAAGGTCTCACGCGTACTTCGCGACCAGTCTGTTTGTGAAAAATTGCGCGGCACTGATAGTGCCGATGCAATATATGCCATTCTGACTTCAGCAGCCAGCACGAACAAAGCCGCATAA
- a CDS encoding tetratricopeptide repeat protein gives MTQLNEDRKLTVSMKQRIKYDSLLAVGLTFLVTACSSGNINNQATAVYKQSDSETRMEAVEAGVVDNSFLALANEMAEQGDYNAAIPLYRRAHSYESSNIEPLIGLGESLAAIGQYNEANETFQKALGKNGQNIRALKGLGSSYLALNRPTRALPFLQQAVRVNPRDVDAMSSLALALDMQGHRAASLEVYKDGLAVDPDNLKLLNNYGLSLALQSRYDEAINILKQAAQHKDAGAANRQNLAMAYALSGNEIMSSRLLSIDSGPDIAAENLHYYRMLSNLPTDDRFDSVLNQSPSDMTDKTKAANEVYNDDDNQLTKAITVARLTEVPPEPVAVVEPEPEPAVVEQAADDDGVPALLGPEGWALQIAAYRTKEELRPGWEKLKAKYFDIIGGLEPRRSEIDFGNRDTQPTGYFYRLNAGPLTSYEEARDACKKIQELGTDCWVRPPEVTEGEIPESEKDKKLAEQFKYRDELPPQQDDGETL, from the coding sequence ATGACACAACTCAACGAAGACAGAAAATTGACTGTAAGTATGAAGCAGAGGATCAAATATGATTCTCTTCTTGCTGTTGGATTAACGTTTTTGGTAACAGCGTGTTCCAGTGGAAATATAAATAATCAGGCCACAGCTGTTTATAAGCAAAGCGATAGTGAAACCCGTATGGAAGCGGTAGAGGCTGGTGTCGTAGATAACAGCTTTCTTGCCCTTGCCAATGAAATGGCCGAACAGGGTGATTATAACGCAGCAATTCCTCTTTATCGTCGCGCTCATAGCTATGAAAGCTCAAACATAGAACCGTTGATCGGATTAGGTGAAAGCCTGGCAGCGATCGGTCAGTATAATGAAGCCAATGAGACCTTCCAGAAAGCACTTGGCAAAAATGGCCAGAATATCAGAGCTCTTAAAGGTTTAGGATCCAGCTATCTTGCGCTTAACCGCCCAACACGCGCCTTGCCATTCTTGCAACAGGCAGTACGCGTCAACCCGCGTGATGTGGACGCGATGAGTTCTCTGGCCCTTGCCCTGGATATGCAGGGCCACCGTGCAGCTTCACTTGAAGTCTATAAAGACGGGCTTGCGGTTGATCCTGATAATCTGAAACTTCTGAATAACTATGGGTTATCGCTTGCATTGCAGTCACGCTACGACGAAGCGATTAACATTCTGAAACAGGCCGCACAACATAAGGATGCGGGTGCTGCAAACCGTCAGAATTTGGCGATGGCTTATGCACTTTCTGGAAATGAAATTATGTCTTCTCGACTTCTTTCCATTGACAGTGGACCTGATATTGCTGCTGAAAACCTCCATTATTATCGGATGCTGAGCAATCTTCCTACGGATGACCGGTTTGATTCAGTACTTAATCAGTCTCCAAGTGATATGACCGATAAGACCAAAGCGGCAAACGAAGTTTATAATGACGACGATAATCAGCTGACCAAAGCCATTACGGTTGCACGGCTGACAGAAGTGCCACCGGAACCTGTTGCTGTTGTTGAACCGGAGCCGGAACCAGCAGTGGTTGAGCAGGCAGCAGACGATGATGGTGTTCCCGCCCTTTTAGGCCCTGAAGGATGGGCATTACAGATTGCAGCTTACCGGACAAAAGAAGAGTTGCGCCCGGGCTGGGAAAAACTGAAAGCAAAATATTTTGACATTATCGGTGGGCTGGAACCACGCCGTTCAGAAATTGATTTCGGTAATCGTGATACGCAGCCAACCGGATATTTTTATCGTCTGAATGCTGGCCCGCTTACCAGCTATGAGGAAGCCCGTGATGCCTGTAAGAAAATACAGGAACTGGGTACTGATTGCTGGGTTCGTCCACCTGAGGTTACCGAAGGTGAAATTCCTGAATCTGAAAAAGATAAAAAACTGGCAGAGCAGTTTAAATACAGGGATGAACTCCCGCCCCAGCAGGATGATGGGGAAACGCTTTAA